CTACTAGCCGAGCAGTGAGAGAAGAAGGGGCTAGAACCCGGACACCACTATACACGCCCGCTGAACACGCGACTCTCCATGGCTGGGGTTTATGACGCCCTAGAAATCCCCGTCATAATCCAGTCTAACGCCATAACCCGGGGACCCATGTAGCGCCCGACTAGAGCCTTATCACCATGACATTCTTCTTCCTCGCATAGGCTTCTACCTCCCTGCCGAGGTAGACAGCTGCTAATACTGGTTTCACGCGGGGGTGCGCTAGCTTTGCTTGTACAAGCTCGGTCTTCGCCAATAGGCTCCCTACGTCTCCGTGCTTCGGCCTAGTCTTCACTTCTACAACGAATAGAGACTCTTCACCATTCTTCACAGCCCATACGAGCAGGTCTATATCCTCCTCATCAACCCTATAGTTTCTGGCAAACCTGGCCACATGATACCCCTCCTCCCTGATCGACTCTAGCGCGAGCCTTGAAAGCATAGCCTCCGCTACAGCCCCCATGGTCAGCTCTACGGAGCCAAGCCTAGACCTTATCTCACCTATCTGCTCCTCAATAGAGCCGGTCCTTTCCCGGAGACCCTGAAGAGCCTCATCAAAATCCCTCTGGCGGGCCACCATTTCCTCTAAGTGGGCATTTATAGATGTCAGCGCCTTAAGTATGGCCGATAATACCGTGGCGATAGACTGGGCGAGAGGACCCTGCTCTCTCAGCCACTCTATCTGCCTACGAACCTCGTCGCCAAGCTCAAAACTTGTAGCCATAGTAGAAGCCCAGCCCACTATCCGATACTGCTGCACAAATAAGGATAGCTCGACGGTCCCCCTACTGCCTACCATCTAGAGCGGCAAGGAGTATTAAAAGATACGAGAGAGCGCTGCGCCTAGGTACATGAGCTGTCACTCGACCTAGGTAACCCTGTCATGCGCCTTCTCTCTATCTAAAGGAGCAACTCAGCCTCAATTGCCTCGTTGACGGTTATGCTATAACCCTGCTGTGAGTGGCACCATGAGATCCAGTAGCGTTTAGAGGCTGCTACAAGCACAGCTAGATCTATATTACTACAAAATATAACCTCTCTAGCCTCGGGGTAAGAGAATGGCCTACCCTGACAGCTACTATTTACCTCTACCTAAGAGAGTGCACGAGAAACAGAGGGCATCCTCCTAGTGTACTGGACACTGTGTGCAAAGAGATAGATTCCATCGTCAAAGCCGTATACGGTTCTAAGGCCTGCCTCTCGCTGGGAATACAAGCAGTCTACGCAGTGAACATACTAGTGAAGGACCTCATCCTTGACGGAAAAAGACCCTCGAAGGCACATGTAGAGGCGCTTGTGGGCACTATCATGGCCTGGGGGAGACTGCCACCCTTCAAGCTAGCCGAGATAGACCGAAGAGATGCTGCATTAGCAATAATGCACCTACTAAACAGTAGTGTAGGCGCTGCTGGCTATGGGACGCTTAGAGACTATGCGTCTTGGCAGACGATAGTTGATGCAGCAAGCCTCGGTGTGGATGCGCTATCCAGCATGGTGGAAAGGGCTATCAAGGCTCTCAGAGCCCCGTAGGGATGCTACATGGGTGTACAAGGCTCTACATATCCTCATGCCTTCTATCTTCGCGGCTTTCGACGGTAATATCGCGTGCGTGGTCTTCAGCGAGAATCCGAGAGAGCGGTGTATAGGCGGAAATAAGGGCGGCAAGGCTAACAAGAGGCTCGTGAATGTAGAGAACTATGTGAGGTATAGTATCTGCCTAGGACGGCTAGCTCGCTACCTTGTGGACCGGTGTGACTTCGGGTTCGAGCCTACACCGGGGTTTGGCTATGCCCGCCGGCTCTCTATAGGCGGTCTCCAACTGTACTTTCCGCTGACGAGGCTCTTGGACTATGTAGTGTGGAGTATGTCCACTGTACCTAGGAATAAAGACAAGGACGTTACTGTCTACGACCAGGTTGTCAAGAATTGTGTATAGTTGGTGGTTGCGAGCAGGATAGACACGCAGCCTGGGGGAATGGGCTCCGAGGGTCATCTAGTCTTTGTTAGAGGATTTTGCGTATTAGTCTGTCTTGTAAGCAGTGTTTTGCTCGCCGTGCTTTAGTGCTCCCTATTGCTGTATCCTTATGCGGCTGCGCCCCAGCTAGGCTAGGGGTGTTGCAGTGTTGGCGGATAATCCGCGTCTCCACGTGTTTAGCTTTCGGCCGTCCGAGCCCTACAGTTTCACGAGGCATCTTGAGAGGTTCACACTACCCGGCGAGCCAATGCCATGGGTATACGACGCGGCAAGTGGGTCGTGTCGTAGGCTGCTCCGCCTCCCCGGCGGAGGCTACGTGCCGGTCCAGGTGGTGTTTGAGGGGGAGCCCTGGAGCCCCCGCATCACAGTGAGGGCCTGGAGCAGTAGCCCCTCCCAGGCACGGGAGGCGTTCGAGGCTGTGCTGGCCTCCGTGAGGGCGCGCCTCGACTACCGTGAGTTCCTCCGCCGCGTCGAGGGGTGGCCTAGGAGCCGGGCAGCCGCGCGTATGGCCTCTCTCCGGTCTAGGCCCGCGGCCTCGGCCGCCAGGTCCAGGGCGTGGTCCAGGCGGTGGAGCTCGCCGCGTAGCCACTCTCCCAGGAGCTCTCTGTCCCTTGGGCACAGGTCTACGAGGTAGCCGGGAGACGCGCCCACTAGCCTGATGAAGGTGTCGAGGTCTACGCTGCAGCCGTGTCTCCCCCTGTACTCCTCGTATAGGGCCTGGAAGGCCCCGGGCTCCATCGGCTCTACGAGCATGTACCCCGTGGAGTAGCCCGGTAGCCGGTGCCAGGCCCTAGCTGTCGCGAAGAAGCCCTCGCCCACGGTGACTACTAGGCGGGTCTCCTCCTCTCCCCTCTTGGCGAGGAGCCCTGCTACGGCCTCGAGCTCTGCTCTAGAGCTTCCTCTAGGCTGCTGCGGAAGAGGAGGTGGAACTCGTCGATGAACACGACTAGGGGAGGCCGTAGCCTAGAGGCTAGCTCCTCTAGGGGCCCTACCAGCCCGCGTGGCAGCCCCGCCGAGCTGAGTAGCCCGTCGAGGGCGCCGAGTAGGTCTGCCCTTTTCCCGCCTAGGTAGGGTTCTGCCCGCCGCAGCCGGGCGTCAATAACCACCGCCCGGTGGGCGAGCCTGGCTAGCGCTCTTCGGCCGAGCCTCCGGGCTACGAGGTATCTTACCAGCTCGCTTTTCCCGACATTCCTGGGGCCATAGACTACGAGTGTACGTACGCTCTGCAGCCTCTTCTCGAACTCGCAGAGCTCTCGGCGGCGGTCGTAGAACCCGGTGCCGAGCAGGGTCCGGTACTCCCTGTCAACGAAAAGATCCCTGCTATGCTCCAATGCCGTGTCAGCCCCGCTGGAGGGTTATACGCGGGGCTCCTCCCGGTGGCACATCACTGTGGCGCGGTACAGCTTCTCGGCCGCCTCGCGGGCCCAGTCGCGGGCTTCTAGCCTGCCTAGCACTGCCTGGTCTACCCCTTGGAGGCCGCTGTAGGCTGCTGCCAGGGCAGCGGCCATGGCTGCTGCTGTGTCGGCCGAGCCCCGGGCCATGGCTGCTGCTGCCCGGGCGGCCCTCAGGGGGTCCCGGTGGCTCCTCATGTAGGCGTAGAGCGCAGCTGCGAGAGGGTGGGGCTCGCCCCCAGGCAGCGGGGCTAGGAGCCGGGCGGCGCGGCCAGGCGGCTCCTCGGCTAGGTCCTGTAGCCTGGCGGCGATCTCGCGGAGCAGGGGGTCCTGGGCCTCGTCCTCGAGGACTAAGGGGAGCTGGCCGGGGTCTAGCCGGTAGAGGGTCTGGTGCAGGGCTATCACGTAGAGCCTGGCCGCCTCCACGTCGTGGCTACTACTGTGCGTCACTAGGGCCTGGGCCTCGGCCATGGAGGCTGCTACGCGCTGCGAGCGGTAGAAGAGCGCCACGGGGGCGGCCCGGGCAGCAGCGTCGAGCCGCGGCCCGTCCTGGAGTGGCTGCATACGGGCCTTCCACCAGGGCTCGCCGCGGCGTATACCCGTTATCGCGGCCGCTGTAGCTGGGTGGTAGAGGCGGAGCGGGTTCTCCACGTCGGCTAGCTTGGCGAGGGCCTCAGCGTAGCCTTTTGGGTTGAAGCCGCAGTTCTCGGCGATGCTCTCGGCTAGGAGGAGCGTCATCTCGGTGACGCTGCCGTAGGCGTAGAGCCCGTCAACCAGTATACCCGGGGCGTCGGCAGCCCCCGTCATGGCCACTGGGAGGCCTACAGCCTCGCCCAGAGCTGTGGCTAGGAGCACGTCGTGGAAGACCCTGGCCAGGCTGCCAACAGGCTCTAGAAGCGGCATACCGTAAGCCCTCTAGACTATATACATCGGGTTCCGGGGGCTTATCTACCCAGCCCCGGCGCGGCTTAGCAGCTCCCTGAGCTCAACACTACAGAGGCTCTCCGGCAGCTCCTCCGAGCCCAGCTCCTCTAGGCGCTGGCGCAGCCTCTGAAGCCTCCGGAGCAGCAGGGTCTTCGAGACAATAGTGGCGCCCGAGCCAGCAGCGCCGAGCGCGAAGAGCAGGGTGAGCAGCCGGGCGCCGAGCGGGCTCAGACTAGCATAGGGCATCAAGAGCGCGGGCACAGCGATGAAGAGTACGGCGAAGAGCCCGGCACTAGCCCGCTCGGCCCGTAGACTCCTCTCCAGCCTCTCGATGAGGTCTAGCGCTGCTCTCCTTCGGCAGGGGAGCGTATATCCCAGTAAGACGCCGCTACCGGTCAACCTCGTCGCATCCCGGCTAGGGGGTGTAGGCTCCTCCGGGGGTAAACACGCCTTCCCTGGGCATCCAGCAGGCAGGTAAGCCCTCCCAGCGAGAAACGTGCCAGGAGCCCCTGGGGCTAATGCCCCCGACGCGTCTAGGGGCGCTGCTACACTGTCTGAGCGACTAGCCAGGCGAGGACCCGGTGCAGCCAGTCGACGCCCAGGAGCAGCGCGGTAGCCGGCACGAGGAGTAAGAGGCCTAGCAGCACTAGGCCCAGCACGCGGCGGGCTAGGTTGCCGCGGGTCGGCAGTAACCCTGGCTCGGCGAGCAGCCAGTAGGCGGCAACAGCCATGAGCAGCTCCACAGCACTCTTCAGAGGCATAGTGAGGGCCAGCAAGAGGCCCTCTCGTAGACATGGCTCGAGCCCCTGCCAGGAGGCCCCGGCCAGACCGGCAGCCAGCAGGCTGGAGAACAGCATGGCTAGTACGAGGAGAAGCGGCATAGCCAGGCGGTCTCCCAGCCGCGGCGGCGCCGCAGCAGTGAGTACTTTGAGGGGCTCAGCAGCGGCCCTGGCTAGCGCTAGCCCGGCTGCAAGGGCCAGGTAGTGGACGCCGAGAATCCAGGTGAAGCTAGGCGCCTCCCGGGCAGCCTCGACGCCCGGTCTGTCCAGCAGGAACACGGCAGCGAGCGGCGCGAACAGCGCCAGCGCGGCGGCGAGGACGGCCCCTACACCCTCCACGATGCGGGGCGGCTCCCTCCGCGCGATAGCTACTATGAAGGGGATGGCCATGAGCAGTGCTGGCAAGGCTATCGAGCCAGCGAGCGAAGCCAGCCGGGTGACACGGTAGCTATAGTAGTCGGTGATACGTGCCCAGCGGGCCACCACGCTTACCGTATAGTTCCCCTCGCCGCCCGCCTCCTCCACTGAGAGGCTGCTGCCCGCTAGGAGCCCGGGCCACGAGACATTCAACCCCCCAGCCTTCACCGTTACTACGAGCGTGCCTCGTGTAGCGTTCTTAGCCGGGGGCTCAGCGGCTACCCTAGCCTCTAGCAGTTGCAGCTCCTCCTCCACGTAGGGGTAGACTAGGCGCTGCACAGCCTCCGTGGCGTTCTCGGTGCTCATTTCTACCGGTATGCTGGCGTTAGCATGCGTGGTGTTCAGCAAGTCCAGGGTAGTATTGCCTATACGCAGCACGAGGGTCACGTTGCTCGCTCCCAGGCACTCTAGGCAGCTGGTGTTAGCGCCGCTGCACGCTACAGACACAACGAATGATGCCGAACCGTTCACCAGGTCTACAGTCACGTTCCCGACGGCTACCTCCACGGAGACGTTGCACGCGCACGGCGTGGCCAGCGTAACCGTGGCGCTGGAGCGGGCCCCCTTGGGCGCGGTGTCAATGAGGTAGCCGAGCAGCGAGTCCACGCTATAGCGTCCTGCGTCGAGGTACACGCTAGAGATGAACGCTAGGACTACAGCAGCGACCACGGCTAGTGGCGCATAGCTCCTCACTGTGTAGACGCGGAGCATCACACGCCATCCCATTGTACACGGTGGCTCGGCGGCATCTAGGCGGGCCCTCGGGCCCTAGGGGCTAGGCTCTCCTCCATGCATGCGTCCATGCGGCTAGGCACTCTCCTAGTCAGCGGTAAAAGGCTGCTCCGCCCCGGCCTGTCTTAGATGCCGCCTTGACGCGGCTAGGCCCTGAGGGCTATGCGCGGCCTCTACACGTGACCTCTATGTTGCCTACGCTCGCTGACGCGTAGATGTGGGGGCCTCTAGCGGGCGGGCACGCAGCATGTGTGACGCTTACCCCGGTTCCTCCCCCCGCGTTTTCTATCCAGGCGCCAGGCGTGGCCAGGTGTAGCTCCACCGAGCCAACGTTGGCGTTGAGCCGAGCTACAGCGTCCTCCGGCATGTACACGCCTCTCAACGCTACCCGGCCGACGTTCGTACTCGCCTCTAGCAGCTCCCAGATCGTTATGTTGTAGGCAATGACCTCGCCTACGTTGGTAGAGACCGTCATAATCCTTGCCGCTATGTCTCTCAGCTCGGTCTTACCCACATCGAGTACTAGGCTGAGCATGTCCAGGCTCGGCTCCGGGAGAACTACCGTAAGCGCGGCCTCGCCGCAGCTGTCCATGTGTAGGCGGCAGGTATCCCTTACCTCTATCCTTAGCTCGCCGTCCTCGAGCCATGCGTCCCCGTGGACACAGTCACCAGAATACCTCAGTAAGACAATAGCGTTGGTGACCTCGGGGCTGTAGTAGACTCGGACATAGGCAACATCCACGTCTAGTGAGAGGCTGTCCGGCATGGGCCCGGAGTAGAGCGTCTCCTCGCTCCAGCCACTGCAGCTATAGCCCGGTACTGGCAGCCTAACACCGTGAAGCACTACGACGCCAACACCCATAGCGGCCAGCACTATGGCCGCTGCTAGGAGGAGCTTCGCCTGGAAATCCAATGGGGCCTGCCACCCCTGCGCCGGGCTTCCCCGGGGCGCTACGACTCTAGGCTTTCGCGTAGCTTCTCTATCGCTTCGCGTAGCCTCCGTATCTCGTCGCTAGCGTCTGTACGGCTTGCATCCAGAAGCCTATTGAGGAGCTGACGCCGCTCATCCATCCAGTCCTTGAGGAGCTTACCCCATATCAGAAGCGCGAGCATGTAGACTATGAATGCTACCCCACCGCCGGCGACGCTCGCGTCGGCTATGAGCAGAGCCGAGTATACTGTAAGGGAGGCCCAGACTATGGCGGAGACCAGTATTAGTGTCCGGTCAGTCTTCCATATCATCTCCCTTACCGTCTCCCTCAGCTCCGTCAACACCGCCACCCCCACATGACTTGAGCATGCGGGCTACCTGCTCCGGAGAGACACATATCTCCCCACGCCATTTGAGCCTATAGAACCGCCGCGCTACCGCCCTGTGCTCCTCCACTGCCACCCTCGACTCTACGAGCCCAGCAGACTCCAGCTTCTTGAGGTGTATCTTCGCCAGGGCCCTCGACACGCCGAGCGCCGACGCTATCTCCGCGAGGTAGAGCTCCCCACGGCTCCAGAGCAGCGCCACGATACGCAGCCGCAGCGGGTGCGACAAAGCGTCGAGGACGCGTGCTAGCTCCTCTAGCTCCCTGCACAGTCGTCTCCACCGAGCATAGTGATAACTACTGAAAGGTAGCAAAAATATTACGAGCCACCGAGTAATTACATATCCACACTATGTGGCGGCGTGTATCTAGATTAGCCAGGCGGTGGAGTCGCAAGGCTTGTAGCAGCACACGCCCCTATTGGCAGCAATGTAGTTGCTACGCGAGGCTCTCCCGAGCAGGCGAAGTAGGTTGACAGTATTGAGTAAGGAGAGGCTAATGCTGCTAGCAGATCAGCCGACCTGCCACGAGGCCGCCAGGATGGCAACGCGGCTACGAATGCGCCTCTCCTAGGCGCGTCCTAGGGCCGGGGCACCGGGGCCACGCTGGCCCGCTGCCGCTGCAGTAGCGGCTAATGAGACTGTTCACGGTGTCCTCCATGCCGGGAGGCAGGTAGGGATCGTCTAGGTAGCTTGCTAGGTCCCTGCACCTCCTCGCGACCCAGTCTAGCCTGCCCAGCCTCTCAGCCTCGGCGAGCTCTATATCCAGGGCTGCTAGGTGGGCCCGGTAGGTGTCGGGGTACACCTCCATGACGGTGCTCCTGGTTATCCGGTAGCCCATGCTCTTCAGGATGCATATCTCCGCGGCCTCGTGCAGCAGGAGAAGCTCCTCGCCCAGTATCTCCTCCAATGTGACCCTATCATCCTCGTAGCTCGGGCCCTGGATGTACGCTAGCAGCTCCTCGGGGGCTGCAGCGGAGCCCGTGCTCCCGGAGCCTCTCAAGGACGTCTCCAAGCTCCATGGGCAACGCCGGGCACCACCGGCTCTAGAGGGTTCAGGGGCGATGCGGTGCCCGCTGCCCGCGCGGCGCCAGGCGCGTCTACAATGACGTATCGTCTACGTTTACGCTTGCTGGTTATGCCCTGGCCGGCCTCCGGGGCCTGGTGTAGCCGGGGCTAGCGGCCTCCAGTAACGGTTAACGCTAGAAACAGAACTGTGGCCGGCTGATAGAGGGCCTGGGGCCGGTGGCTGTGGACTGTGGCTTCAGGGTAGCGCTGCCGCCTCTCGGCAGCGTCTGCTTCGTCGACCGTGGCCTAGAGTTTGAGAGGCTCTGGGGCCTACTTGGCCGCGGTGCTGGGGTCCCGCTCCTAGTGTACGGCCCCGAAGGCTGTGGCAAGTCCACGCTGCTACGCTACCTCGCCTGGCGGGCCTCCCGTGACGGCGCTGTAGCGGTCTATATAGATGCGCTCAGCGGCGGCGATCCCGAGGAGGCAGTCTACCCCCTAACGGCTGCACTACGCGAGATAGTCGACGAGGTAGCTGGCGCTGCTGGGGGAGCTGCTGGCCGGGTTCTCGCTGGGCGTATAGGCGCCCTGGTTGCGAGGATTGTCGAGCGCCTCGAGGCTAGTGGTAGGCGCGTACTCCTGGTGGTCGACGATGTCTACCAGGCTATAGGCGTCGAGGAGGCCAGCGCGTACACGAAGAGGCTCTACGAGCTAATCCACCGCCTCTACGAGGCTGGGGCGGGCTCCGTGCTCGTAGTCGCCGCGACGTCCGAGGGCGTGTCGAGGAGAATTCTAGCCCGGCATAGCTATGTGCTTCCGCAGATGCTCTGGAACCTGGGCCGTAGCGGGCTCCAGGAGCTGGTAAGCCAGGTCGACGCGCCCCTCCCGCCGGAGACCCTTTGGCGGCTCACCGGCGGTAATCCCCGCGCCCTATCCCAGCTGGCGACGCTCGGCTGGGACGTCGACTCGTGGCTCGGCCTACTGGCTGTGGAGAGGATAAGGCCTCTGTTGGACAGTATAGGCAGGGAGAGGCTAAAACGCCTAGTCGAGGACCCTGACTCCGACCCCGAGGCGGCAAGCATACTCGAGGAGCATAACCTGATGATCCGCCTGTCGCGGGAGGCGAGCCTCGGCGAGGCGCCGGAGCCGGACACGGAGCTAGGGATAGGCAGGGACTGGGCCTGGCAGCTACCAGCCCTCCGCCTAGCAGCCGAGAAGCTGCTCACACGTACAAAGGGCCGGGAAGGCTTGTGAGGCGGTGACCCCGGGCCACGAGGGACAGATACGGCTCCGGATGCGGGCTGCTAGGCCCCAGCCAGGGCCCTTGAGAGGCGGCTTCTCCGGGCTATGGCTGTGCCCGTGTCTTAGCTAGTGTGTTCTCGAGCTCGCGTAGCGCGTTAATGTAGACGCGTACCGCTAGGTCTAGCTCGGCGGTGGTTACCTCCTCGTAGCGGGTGTGGCTTAGCTCGCTCCTCCCGGGGCCGTAGGCCGCTATGCTGCCCGCTACCTGGTAGAGTATGTTCATGTCGCTTGTCCCGGCCTTCACGACGGGCTGGGCCCGGTAGCCCTCGGCTAGTAGGCCGCGTATCAGCGCGCGCGCTGCGGGGCTGCTGGGCCTCACCGAGACCGGCGGTAGCCAGCTCCTGGGCCTCTCCACAGTGCAGCCCCCGGGTAGCCGGGCCTCTAGCCGCTCGAGGGCCTCTTCGAGGCCGCCGCCCGGGGGTATGCGTAGGTCAACCTCTAGCTGGGCCTCGTCGGCGACTATGTTGCCGCCGCTGCCGCAGCTCATCCGGGTAACCGTGTAGGTGTAGCCCTTGGCTGTGGGCTCGCTCAGCTCCTCTATGGCCTGGTACGCCTCTACCGCGAGGCTGCAGGCGCTACGGTACAGCCAGCTACTGCTAGCGTGCCCGGGCTCCCCCTGGCAGTGCACCCTAAACCGGGCGCCGCCACGGTAGCCTATAGCAACCTTCGTCGTGTTGGTGGGCTCGCCTATGATTACCGCGTCTGCGCGCCACCCGGTCTCCACTAGGTGCCAGGCGCCGTGGCTTGGGCCCTCCTCGCCGACAGCGGCGACGACCTCTACGAGTATTCTCCTGGGCCTGTAGAGCGAGGCAGCAGCCACCATCGCCGCTAGCGGGGCCTTAGCGTCCACTGCGCCC
The window above is part of the Pyrodictium abyssi genome. Proteins encoded here:
- a CDS encoding YraN family protein, yielding MATSFELGDEVRRQIEWLREQGPLAQSIATVLSAILKALTSINAHLEEMVARQRDFDEALQGLRERTGSIEEQIGEIRSRLGSVELTMGAVAEAMLSRLALESIREEGYHVARFARNYRVDEEDIDLLVWAVKNGEESLFVVEVKTRPKHGDVGSLLAKTELVQAKLAHPRVKPVLAAVYLGREVEAYARKKNVMVIRL
- a CDS encoding ADP-ribosylglycohydrolase family protein, which produces MPLLEPVGSLARVFHDVLLATALGEAVGLPVAMTGAADAPGILVDGLYAYGSVTEMTLLLAESIAENCGFNPKGYAEALAKLADVENPLRLYHPATAAAITGIRRGEPWWKARMQPLQDGPRLDAAARAAPVALFYRSQRVAASMAEAQALVTHSSSHDVEAARLYVIALHQTLYRLDPGQLPLVLEDEAQDPLLREIAARLQDLAEEPPGRAARLLAPLPGGEPHPLAAALYAYMRSHRDPLRAARAAAAMARGSADTAAAMAAALAAAYSGLQGVDQAVLGRLEARDWAREAAEKLYRATVMCHREEPRV
- a CDS encoding ArsR/SmtB family transcription factor: MLPFSSYHYARWRRLCRELEELARVLDALSHPLRLRIVALLWSRGELYLAEIASALGVSRALAKIHLKKLESAGLVESRVAVEEHRAVARRFYRLKWRGEICVSPEQVARMLKSCGGGGVDGAEGDGKGDDMED
- a CDS encoding ATP-binding protein — translated: MDCGFRVALPPLGSVCFVDRGLEFERLWGLLGRGAGVPLLVYGPEGCGKSTLLRYLAWRASRDGAVAVYIDALSGGDPEEAVYPLTAALREIVDEVAGAAGGAAGRVLAGRIGALVARIVERLEASGRRVLLVVDDVYQAIGVEEASAYTKRLYELIHRLYEAGAGSVLVVAATSEGVSRRILARHSYVLPQMLWNLGRSGLQELVSQVDAPLPPETLWRLTGGNPRALSQLATLGWDVDSWLGLLAVERIRPLLDSIGRERLKRLVEDPDSDPEAASILEEHNLMIRLSREASLGEAPEPDTELGIGRDWAWQLPALRLAAEKLLTRTKGREGL
- a CDS encoding M20/M25/M40 family metallo-hydrolase; translation: MYYGSRAARLLRELVSVYSPTFMEDDAAKLLVDEAWSLGFTSAWRDAAGNARLLVEPSEPVEDPPRVALVSHIDTVPGWVEPSSPPGVVRGRGAVDAKAPLAAMVAAASLYRPRRILVEVVAAVGEEGPSHGAWHLVETGWRADAVIIGEPTNTTKVAIGYRGGARFRVHCQGEPGHASSSWLYRSACSLAVEAYQAIEELSEPTAKGYTYTVTRMSCGSGGNIVADEAQLEVDLRIPPGGGLEEALERLEARLPGGCTVERPRSWLPPVSVRPSSPAARALIRGLLAEGYRAQPVVKAGTSDMNILYQVAGSIAAYGPGRSELSHTRYEEVTTAELDLAVRVYINALRELENTLAKTRAQP